A region of Granulicella aggregans DNA encodes the following proteins:
- the mdh gene encoding malate dehydrogenase — protein sequence MRKKVTIVGSGNVGATAAHWIAAKELADVVLLDVVEGVPQGKALDLLQAMPIEKRDCSILGTNDYADTANSDIVVITAGIARKPGMSRDDLLNTNSGIMSSVVKQVVAASPDTIIIVVSNPLDAMAQAAFKHSGFPRERVIGMAGVLDSARFRTFIATELNVSVENVTAFVLGGHGDTMVPLSRYSTVAGIPITELIAPDRLKELESRTANGGAEIVKHLKTGSAYYAPSAAAVEMVEAILKDKKKILPCAAYLQGEYGISGLYVGVPCKLGAKGLEQIIEIKLTAEEQAALQKSADSVKELCTVIDVL from the coding sequence ATGCGCAAGAAAGTAACCATCGTAGGATCGGGCAATGTTGGAGCCACCGCAGCACACTGGATCGCCGCCAAGGAACTGGCCGATGTTGTCCTGCTGGACGTCGTCGAAGGCGTGCCCCAGGGCAAGGCGCTCGATCTTCTGCAGGCCATGCCGATTGAGAAGCGCGACTGCAGTATCCTCGGCACCAACGACTACGCAGACACCGCCAACTCCGACATCGTCGTCATCACCGCAGGCATCGCCCGCAAGCCGGGCATGAGCCGCGACGACTTGTTGAACACCAACTCCGGCATCATGTCGAGCGTCGTCAAGCAGGTCGTAGCCGCGTCGCCCGACACCATCATCATCGTCGTCTCGAACCCGCTGGATGCCATGGCGCAGGCTGCGTTCAAGCACTCCGGCTTCCCGCGCGAGCGCGTTATAGGCATGGCGGGCGTGCTCGACTCAGCCCGCTTCCGTACGTTTATCGCTACGGAGCTGAACGTCTCGGTCGAGAATGTCACAGCCTTCGTCCTTGGCGGCCACGGCGACACCATGGTGCCGCTCTCGCGCTACTCGACCGTCGCTGGCATTCCGATCACAGAGTTGATTGCGCCCGATCGCTTGAAGGAGCTTGAGAGCCGCACAGCCAATGGTGGCGCGGAGATTGTGAAGCACCTGAAGACTGGGTCTGCTTACTATGCGCCTTCTGCGGCTGCGGTCGAGATGGTCGAAGCCATCCTCAAGGACAAGAAAAAGATCCTTCCCTGCGCCGCCTATCTCCAAGGCGAGTACGGCATCTCCGGACTCTATGTCGGCGTGCCTTGCAAGCTGGGAGCGAAGGGCCTTGAGCAGATCATCGAAATCAAGCTGACGGCTGAAGAGCAAGCCGCGCTGCAGAAGTCTGCTGATTCGGTGAAGGAGCTCTGCACCGTGATCGACGTTCTGTAA
- a CDS encoding peptidylprolyl isomerase, which produces MPTKPGVYATFKTSEGTIVCELFEADAPQTVANFIGLAEGTKEWNSRSKKGDKLYDGTIFHRVIPNFMIQGGDPEGTGMGGPGYKFADETKGSKHGFQQKGKLAMANAGPNTNGSQFFITVADTSWLTGKHTIFGEVVEGYDIVEKISKVAKDGMDRPKTPVVLESVTIERVA; this is translated from the coding sequence ATGCCTACCAAGCCCGGCGTATACGCCACATTCAAGACATCGGAAGGAACGATCGTTTGCGAGCTGTTCGAGGCGGACGCACCGCAGACGGTTGCAAACTTTATCGGTCTCGCCGAGGGAACCAAGGAGTGGAACAGCCGCTCCAAGAAGGGTGACAAGCTCTACGACGGCACCATCTTCCATCGCGTGATCCCGAACTTCATGATCCAGGGCGGCGACCCCGAAGGCACCGGCATGGGCGGTCCTGGCTACAAGTTTGCGGACGAGACCAAGGGCTCGAAGCACGGCTTCCAGCAGAAGGGCAAGCTGGCCATGGCGAACGCCGGCCCGAATACCAACGGATCGCAGTTCTTCATCACCGTCGCAGACACCAGCTGGCTGACCGGCAAGCACACCATCTTCGGCGAAGTCGTTGAAGGCTACGACATCGTCGAGAAGATCTCCAAGGTAGCCAAGGACGGCATGGACCGTCCGAAGACGCCCGTGGTACTCGAGAGTGTCACGATCGAGCGCGTAGCCTAA
- a CDS encoding peptidylprolyl isomerase — MILRSFALMALLGPAAYCSPVLAQAPASQTPPPAPATTQSAPAAASQDLPDAPSTVSHAKAPPVPTGPTVVIDSTMGRMTCKLFDKIAPVASANFIGLAEGSKDWEDQTTHKKVHHQPFYNGVTFHRVIPGFMIQGGDRLGTGMGDAGYYFDNETDPSLTFDVAGRLAMANAGQGTDGHGTNGSQFFITEVPYPDLNGGYTIFGQCDEHSVLVVASIARVDRDAQDKPREPVIINKVTIVREGQPMPPLPAAAPAATPKLPAATSN, encoded by the coding sequence ATGATCCTTCGCTCGTTCGCGCTGATGGCGCTTCTTGGCCCAGCCGCCTATTGTTCTCCCGTTCTGGCGCAAGCTCCGGCCTCGCAGACCCCGCCCCCGGCACCTGCTACCACCCAATCGGCGCCCGCGGCCGCCTCGCAGGACCTGCCCGACGCTCCCAGCACGGTGAGCCACGCCAAGGCACCACCGGTGCCGACCGGGCCGACGGTCGTGATCGATTCGACCATGGGGCGAATGACCTGCAAGCTCTTTGACAAGATCGCCCCTGTGGCCTCGGCGAATTTTATTGGTTTAGCTGAAGGTTCGAAGGACTGGGAAGATCAGACGACCCACAAGAAGGTCCATCACCAGCCGTTTTACAACGGCGTCACGTTCCACCGCGTCATTCCGGGATTCATGATCCAGGGTGGCGATCGGCTAGGAACCGGCATGGGCGATGCAGGCTACTACTTCGACAACGAGACCGACCCGTCGTTGACCTTCGACGTCGCGGGACGCCTAGCCATGGCGAACGCGGGCCAGGGAACGGATGGCCATGGAACCAATGGTTCTCAGTTCTTCATCACCGAGGTCCCGTATCCCGACCTGAACGGCGGCTACACCATCTTCGGCCAGTGCGATGAACACAGCGTGCTGGTTGTGGCCTCCATTGCGCGCGTCGATCGCGACGCGCAGGACAAACCCCGCGAGCCAGTCATCATCAATAAAGTGACGATCGTGCGCGAAGGCCAGCCCATGCCGCCGCTGCCTGCAGCCGCACCTGCGGCAACGCCAAAATTGCCCGCGGCTACATCTAACTAG
- a CDS encoding putative quinol monooxygenase has protein sequence MVRFALYGELKAKPGKEAEVEAFLKQGAEMAKQEKGTVTWYALKEDDGAYGIFDTFEDEAGREAHLNGDIAKALMAKAADLFSEPPKIHKIDIVAEK, from the coding sequence ATGGTTCGTTTCGCACTATACGGAGAGTTGAAGGCCAAGCCCGGCAAAGAAGCCGAGGTTGAGGCCTTTCTGAAGCAGGGCGCGGAGATGGCAAAGCAGGAAAAAGGCACCGTCACCTGGTACGCCCTGAAGGAAGATGATGGAGCGTATGGCATCTTCGATACGTTTGAAGATGAGGCAGGCCGCGAGGCTCACCTGAACGGCGACATCGCGAAAGCATTGATGGCCAAGGCAGCCGACCTCTTTTCCGAACCGCCAAAGATCCACAAGATCGACATTGTGGCCGAGAAATAG
- a CDS encoding ATP synthase F0 subunit C — MKNTFMVFKYVFMSLAALLIASPAFAQGTATGGFNSVPLAAGLGMALASGLCGLGQGKATASATEALARNPGARPGIFIFLILGLAFIESLALFTFVIIYLKAV, encoded by the coding sequence ATGAAGAACACGTTCATGGTTTTCAAGTACGTCTTTATGTCGTTGGCTGCGTTGCTCATCGCATCGCCGGCCTTTGCGCAGGGAACTGCGACAGGTGGATTCAACTCGGTTCCGCTGGCTGCCGGGCTCGGCATGGCGCTCGCATCGGGCCTCTGCGGTCTCGGTCAGGGTAAGGCGACTGCTTCGGCTACCGAAGCTCTCGCACGTAACCCCGGCGCCCGTCCCGGAATCTTCATCTTCCTGATTCTCGGTCTCGCCTTCATCGAGTCCCTCGCTCTCTTCACCTTCGTTATCATCTACCTCAAGGCTGTCTAG
- the atpB gene encoding F0F1 ATP synthase subunit A, with translation MPKQLLLTKFLNSLFAGPVDSLLAALHIHVLHPKAPITNAVAMELLVTAFLLLYFIAVRVSLSVEKPGAVQHLAEMTSEFVADQSESIVGHGYEKFTAYLTTLFLFILLANLLGLIPGLESPTANAVVPLGFALCTFLYYHYHGIRANGAGYIKQFLGPVWWLYPLMLPIEIISHLARVLSLTVRLYANMLAGDLVTLAFFSLVPIGVPLIFLGLHLGVAVVQAYVFFLLATIYLSLAVSHDH, from the coding sequence ATGCCGAAACAGCTACTGCTGACCAAGTTTTTGAACTCGCTCTTCGCCGGACCGGTCGACTCGCTCCTGGCTGCGCTGCATATTCACGTGCTTCACCCGAAGGCCCCGATCACGAACGCCGTGGCTATGGAGCTGCTCGTAACGGCCTTCCTGCTGCTGTACTTCATCGCGGTGCGTGTCTCGCTGAGCGTTGAGAAGCCCGGCGCGGTGCAGCATCTCGCCGAGATGACCAGCGAGTTTGTCGCCGACCAGAGCGAATCGATCGTCGGCCATGGTTATGAGAAGTTCACGGCCTACCTGACCACGCTCTTCCTGTTCATCCTGCTGGCGAACCTGCTCGGCCTGATCCCCGGCCTCGAGTCGCCCACAGCGAACGCGGTCGTGCCGCTCGGCTTCGCGCTCTGCACCTTTCTCTACTACCACTACCATGGCATCCGGGCGAACGGAGCGGGCTACATCAAGCAGTTCCTGGGGCCGGTGTGGTGGCTCTATCCGCTGATGCTGCCCATCGAGATCATCTCGCACCTGGCGCGCGTCCTCTCGCTCACCGTCCGTCTCTACGCGAACATGCTGGCGGGTGATCTCGTAACACTGGCGTTCTTCTCGCTGGTGCCGATCGGCGTGCCGCTGATCTTTCTCGGTCTGCACCTTGGTGTGGCTGTCGTTCAGGCTTATGTCTTCTTCCTGCTGGCGACGATCTATCTCTCGCTGGCTGTCTCACACGATCACTAG
- a CDS encoding AtpZ/AtpI family protein yields the protein MASEEKKRGLGEVVKAESMIQLAIALPAGCLIGWLAGGWADRHFHQHWIGILGILLGAVAGFIQIFRTASKFLSDGR from the coding sequence ATGGCAAGTGAAGAGAAGAAGCGCGGGCTGGGCGAGGTGGTCAAGGCCGAGTCGATGATTCAGTTGGCGATTGCGCTGCCTGCTGGATGCCTGATCGGCTGGCTGGCAGGCGGATGGGCAGACCGGCACTTCCATCAGCACTGGATCGGGATTCTGGGGATTCTGCTGGGGGCGGTCGCTGGCTTTATCCAGATCTTCCGCACGGCTTCGAAGTTTTTGAGTGATGGGCGGTAG
- a CDS encoding lysine--tRNA ligase, with amino-acid sequence MYESKFEEDLYQLRRDKLKQIAELGQPSYPNSYAATTTVPEIWAAYDAITSEQFEADIAAGKKIEVSIAGRIMAIRVQGKAGFAQLQQSGRRLQIYVRKDDVGETSFAIYKLLDLGDHIGVRGHLFRTRTGELTIHVAELTFLTKAMLALPDKYHGLEDTELRYRQRYVDLFMNTGNTPKTAPAPAPSTEPGAATEPGAPYLAASSPDVGEAPQVQPEGPPNVREVFVKRAAILRALRTFFDSRGYLEVETPMMHSIAGGAAARPFTTHHNTLDMDLFLRIAPELYLKRLVVGGMDRVYEINRNFRNEGVSTQHNPEFTMLEFYQAYANYHDLMNLTEELVKFVAMEVNGTTNCHFNGNEIDLDKWTKLSMRDAIIRFFPTEFAQQPIISTFDTRESLYSLLDMVVNTGYSCEVAERRTELDRIINALNLSKSNLSVGDPLGKVIAEVFETVAESHLVQPTIIYDFPLAVSPLSKQKPNEPDWVERFEFYIGGFEVGNAFSELNDPDEQRRRFEAQMAEKERGDDEAHGMEEDYVRALGYGLPPTGGEGIGIDRLTMILTGSRSIRDVILFPLMRPQAKTNSADSKPETPSS; translated from the coding sequence GTGTACGAATCGAAGTTTGAGGAAGACCTCTACCAACTGCGCCGCGACAAGCTGAAGCAGATCGCCGAATTGGGCCAGCCCAGCTACCCCAACAGCTACGCCGCCACGACGACCGTGCCCGAGATCTGGGCCGCCTACGACGCCATCACCTCCGAGCAGTTCGAGGCCGACATCGCCGCCGGCAAGAAGATCGAGGTCTCCATCGCCGGCCGCATCATGGCCATTCGCGTCCAGGGCAAGGCCGGGTTCGCGCAGTTGCAGCAGAGCGGCCGCCGCCTGCAGATCTACGTTCGCAAGGACGACGTTGGCGAGACGTCATTCGCCATCTACAAGCTGCTCGACCTGGGCGACCACATCGGCGTTCGCGGCCACCTCTTCCGCACCCGCACTGGCGAGCTGACCATCCACGTCGCGGAACTGACGTTCCTGACCAAGGCGATGCTCGCGCTGCCGGACAAGTACCACGGTCTCGAAGACACGGAGCTGCGCTACCGCCAGCGTTACGTTGATCTCTTCATGAACACCGGCAACACCCCGAAGACCGCCCCCGCCCCGGCTCCGTCAACAGAACCGGGAGCCGCCACGGAACCGGGTGCCCCATATCTGGCGGCCTCATCGCCAGATGTGGGAGAAGCGCCACAGGTCCAGCCCGAAGGCCCACCCAACGTCCGCGAGGTCTTCGTCAAGCGAGCCGCCATCCTCCGCGCCCTCCGCACCTTCTTCGACTCACGCGGTTACCTCGAAGTCGAGACACCGATGATGCACTCCATCGCCGGCGGAGCCGCGGCGCGCCCTTTCACGACCCACCACAACACGCTGGATATGGATCTCTTCCTGCGCATCGCGCCGGAGCTTTACCTGAAGCGGCTGGTGGTCGGCGGCATGGACCGCGTCTACGAGATCAACCGTAACTTCCGCAACGAAGGCGTCAGCACGCAGCACAACCCCGAGTTCACCATGCTCGAGTTCTACCAGGCGTATGCGAACTACCACGACCTGATGAATTTGACGGAAGAGCTGGTGAAGTTCGTGGCGATGGAAGTGAACGGGACGACCAATTGTCACTTCAATGGGAACGAAATCGATCTCGACAAATGGACCAAGCTGTCGATGCGGGATGCCATCATTCGTTTCTTCCCGACGGAGTTCGCTCAACAGCCGATAATCAGTACCTTCGATACTAGGGAATCTTTGTACAGCCTTCTCGACATGGTTGTGAATACGGGATATAGCTGCGAGGTCGCAGAGCGGAGAACCGAGCTAGACCGGATAATCAACGCCCTGAACTTGTCAAAATCAAATCTCTCCGTTGGCGACCCACTTGGCAAGGTCATCGCAGAAGTCTTCGAGACCGTCGCCGAGTCCCATCTCGTCCAACCCACGATCATCTACGACTTCCCTCTAGCCGTCTCTCCGCTCTCCAAGCAGAAGCCCAACGAGCCCGACTGGGTGGAGCGCTTCGAGTTCTACATCGGCGGCTTCGAAGTGGGCAACGCCTTCTCCGAGCTGAACGACCCCGACGAGCAGCGCCGCCGCTTCGAAGCCCAGATGGCCGAGAAAGAACGCGGCGACGACGAGGCCCACGGCATGGAAGAAGACTACGTCCGCGCCCTCGGCTACGGCCTCCCGCCCACCGGCGGCGAGGGCATCGGCATCGACCGCCTTACCATGATTCTCACCGGCAGCCGCTCTATCCGCGACGTGATCCTCTTCCCGCTCATGCGGCCCCAGGCGAAGACCAATAGCGCTGATTCCAAGCCAGAGACTCCGTCATCCTGA
- a CDS encoding RrF2 family transcriptional regulator, with the protein MNGRFDLGLRVLALLAAEPEAMHTSQAIADELNESAVMVRRVFLQLHEAGFIVQRKGPSGGAKLKVAAKEIGIGDVFAATAGEWLGVEDKALASLMKKTASHAVAAMNETTLAQVVKRMKKG; encoded by the coding sequence ATGAATGGACGTTTCGATTTGGGGCTGCGTGTCCTGGCACTGTTGGCGGCTGAACCTGAGGCAATGCACACCTCGCAGGCGATTGCGGACGAGTTGAACGAGAGCGCGGTGATGGTGCGGCGTGTGTTTCTTCAACTGCATGAAGCGGGCTTCATCGTGCAGCGCAAGGGGCCCAGCGGCGGAGCGAAGTTGAAGGTGGCAGCGAAGGAGATCGGCATCGGCGATGTGTTCGCGGCGACGGCAGGGGAGTGGCTCGGCGTCGAGGACAAGGCGCTGGCCTCGTTGATGAAGAAGACGGCATCGCACGCGGTGGCCGCGATGAACGAGACCACGCTGGCGCAGGTAGTGAAGCGGATGAAGAAAGGGTAG
- a CDS encoding TIGR00282 family metallophosphoesterase, protein MNILFVGDVFGSAGRHIVREHLPHVLETNAVDLLVINGENSAGGFGITPSLAEEFFDMGAHVITTGNHIWDKREIFEYMAVPADSHVRGRRVLRPANYAVGTPGFGYYQGELPTGQEYAVINLQGRVFMSSCDDPFRKADELLSKITAKVILLDFHGEATSEKVALGWYLDGRVTAVLGTHTHIPTADNRILHNGTAYQTDVGMSGPYDSVIGVEKELILAKFLTGMPGKFEAAKGNAKMCAALIECDGATGRATHIQRIMLGE, encoded by the coding sequence GTGAATATCCTCTTTGTCGGCGACGTCTTCGGATCAGCCGGCCGCCATATCGTCCGCGAACACCTCCCCCACGTCCTGGAAACCAACGCCGTCGACCTGCTGGTCATCAACGGCGAGAACTCCGCCGGCGGCTTCGGCATCACGCCGTCGCTGGCCGAAGAGTTCTTCGACATGGGCGCGCATGTCATCACCACCGGCAACCACATCTGGGACAAGCGCGAGATCTTCGAGTACATGGCCGTCCCCGCGGACTCGCATGTGCGCGGCCGCCGCGTGCTGCGGCCGGCCAACTACGCGGTCGGCACGCCGGGCTTCGGCTACTACCAGGGCGAGCTGCCGACGGGCCAGGAGTACGCCGTCATCAACCTGCAGGGCCGCGTCTTTATGTCGTCCTGCGACGACCCCTTCCGTAAGGCCGATGAGCTGCTCTCGAAGATAACCGCCAAGGTCATCCTGCTGGACTTCCACGGCGAGGCGACATCGGAGAAGGTGGCGCTGGGATGGTATCTCGATGGCCGCGTGACAGCCGTGCTGGGAACGCATACGCACATCCCAACGGCCGACAACCGCATTCTGCACAACGGGACGGCTTACCAGACGGACGTGGGCATGTCGGGGCCGTATGACTCCGTAATCGGCGTGGAGAAGGAGCTTATTCTGGCGAAGTTCCTCACCGGCATGCCGGGCAAGTTCGAGGCAGCTAAAGGCAACGCGAAGATGTGCGCGGCGCTGATAGAGTGCGACGGCGCGACCGGGCGGGCGACGCATATTCAGCGGATCATGCTAGGAGAATGA